The following coding sequences lie in one Vespa velutina chromosome 24, iVesVel2.1, whole genome shotgun sequence genomic window:
- the LOC124956994 gene encoding adipocyte plasma membrane-associated protein-like isoform X2 — translation MWQVLYYFQVNCILSCTAFIYTALLLAVITFLPGLPPDAKFLEYSITPPTKLSEKLDNNRINGIEFLHIGKFKGPESFDSYNGELYVGLQGGYVVKIDEKGIIPFVKFGGKCGIFKVDRSGNYQKIIDISKPIDNKIPRIPNSLDIAENGDIFWTDSSTDFPLYDAVYTMLINPSGRLFRYNAATKTNEVLLKNLGFSNGVKLSKDESFLIISETLTSRIIKYNLKGAKAGQQEILLEGLPGIPDNIHTDNHGGFLVSLYTYIDSENPQLMQILIPHPNLRKMIVRLFTLIEAPFKLIQNVYPNFYTERIIHAIGSFETLSFLTEPKSVILHLDSKGKLVDAAYLINEMNALSSAFIHKGYLWLGSPHSEYVARVPLKQVFPHLAQKEKLMHHSNIQDTKERPKTHSTTVKPQTVKTPTVQTLSTEKPITKTARSTETSTSIGTSPKTSTNQEKIATSKPSTTSVPSTTVKPSTASVPSTTSKQSTTSVPSTTSKPSTTSVPSTTSKPSTTSVPSTTVTTSTTVKPSTTSVPSTTVKPSIVSKTTPTQKATTGATKPTAKSNTETTSKSNNKEIKSETAKNKVISDVKSENIKEINSKSEINKRTVQNNQFKAQKQEHQNTESPNINNNNIPK, via the exons ATGTGGCAGGTTCTGTATTACTTCCAAGTGAATTGCATACTTTCAT GTACTGCTTTTATTTACACAGCTCTTTTATTAGCTGTGATTACATTTTTACCAGGACTTCCTCCAGATGCTAAGTTTTTAGAATACAG caTAACACCGCCAACTAAGCTAAGtgaaaaattagataataatcgCATAAATGGGATAGAATTTTTGCATATTGGAAAGTTCAAGGGTCCTGAGTCTTTTGATTCTTATAATGGAGAATTATATGTCGGCTTACAGGGAGGCTATGTTGTTAAAATCGATGAGAAAGGAATTATACCTTTTGTAAAATTTGGTGGAAAATGTG GTATTTTTAAAGTTGATCGAAGtggaaattatcaaaaaataattgatatatctaaaccaatagataataaaattccaaGAATACCTAATAGTTTAGATATAGCAGAAAATGGAGATATATTTTGGACAGATTCTAGCACAGATTTCCCATTGTATGATGCTGTTTATACCATGCTTATTAATCCATCTGGaag acTTTTTCGATATAATGCAGCTACAAAGACCAATGAAGTGTTACTTAAAAATTTGGGATTTTCAAATGGAGTAAAATTAAGTAAAGATGAgagttttttaattatatcagaAACATTAACTTcacgtattattaaatacaatttgaAGGGAGCTAAAGCAGGACAACAAGAAATATTGCTCGAAGGTCTTCCTGGCATCCCTGATAATATACATACTGACAATCATGGTGGTTTCCTAGTTAgtctatatacttatatagatTCAGAAAATCCTCAATTAATGCAAATATTAATACCACATccaaatttaagaaaaatgatagtaAGACTTTTCACATTGATAGAAGCtccatttaaattaatacaaaatgttTATCCAAATTTTTACACAGAAAGAATTATTCATGCAATTGGTTCGTTTGAAACATTAAGTTTTTTGACAGAACCTAAATCGGTAATATTACATTTGGATTCCAAAGGAAAACTTGTTGATGCtgcatatttaataaatgaaatgaatgctTTAAGTTCTGCTTTTATTCACAAAGGATATTTATGGCTTGGATCACCACATAGTGAATATGTAGCTCGAGTACCTTTAAAACAAGTCTTTCCTCATTTAgcacaaaaggaaaaattaatgcATCATTCAAATATACAAGATACAAAGGAACGTCCAAAAACACATAGTACAACGGTAAAACCGCAAACTGTAAAGACTCCAACCGTTCAAACATTATCAACAGAAAAACCTATAACCAAAACTGCAAGAAGTACAGAAACTTCTACTTCAATTGGAACAAGTCCCAAAACATCTACTAATCAGGAAAAAATAGCTACTTCCAAACCAAGTACAACGTCAGTACCAAGTACTACTGTCAAACCAAGTACAGCATCAGTTCCAAGTACTACTTCCAAACAAAGTACAACGTCAGTACCAAGTACTACTTCCAAACCAAGTACAACGTCAGTACCAAGTACTACTTCCAAACCAAGTACAACGTCAGTACCAAGTACTACTGTCACAACAAGTACTACTGTCAAACCAAGTACAACATCAGTACCAAGTACTACTGTTAAACCCAGTATTGTATCAAAAACAACTCCAACTCAAAAAGCAACGACAGGTGCAACTAAGCCTACTGCAAAATCAAATACTGAAACGACTTCAAAATCTAACAATAAGGAAATTAAATCAGAAACagcaaaaaataaagtaatttcTGATGTTAAgtcagaaaatataaaagaaataaattcaaaatcagagataaataaacgaacagttcaaaataatcaatttaaagCTCAAAAGCAAGAACATCAAAATACTGAATCtcctaatataaataataataacattccaaaataa
- the LOC124956999 gene encoding uncharacterized protein LOC124956999 isoform X2, with translation MFREGQYIEVIKASDNCVATVVVTVQEQIIEIKKKKISTNKWLDLEDWAAVYKILERVILRNCKNDISEQCRRKFEGCQWKKSTRQLEITCTIDSFEWTKDTSLLTIRVNVSPARRKLTKNDIHEQSSGDEKPTSKELVDNLIKKEIDLEKPDNHSSLQIEQSNYSPDQALEEYVPDSPIKKNSPPLKYIPSRKSTLQSMQMTSNEYTPVQSCNDVLDNVPYVPNSIKNFNASYEAYEPHSITSMELVEEYVPNSKGIKPSVEEYEPNFRGKLMKFDESYVPSSVQISNENVKRVQKIEKLKSRRKGTLINKKKTELV, from the exons atgTTTCGAGAGGGACAATACATAGAAGTGATAAAG GCTTCAGACAATTGCGTGGCGACGGTTGTCGTTACTGTGCAAGaacaaattattgaaataaagaagaaaaagatatctaCCAACAAGTGGCTCGATCTCGAAGATTGGGCGGcggtttataaaatattggaaaGAGTCATTTTACGTAACTGCAAAAATGATATTAGCGAGCAATGCCGTAGAAAATTCGAAGGGTGTCAATGGAAAAAATCTACAAGACAATTAGAGAtaac ATGTACAATTGATTCCTTTGAATGGACCAAAGATACATCATTGTTAACGATTAGAGTAAATGTATCACCTGCAAGAAGAAAGTTAACAAAGAATGATATACATGAACAAAGTTCGGGTGATGAAAAGCCAACTTCTAAAGAATTAgtagataatttaataaagaaggaaatagaTCTAGAAAAACCTGATAATCATAGCAGTTTGCAAATAGAACAGTCAAATTATTCTCCTGATCAGGCATTAGAAGAGTATGTACCAGATTCacctataaagaaaaattctcctcctttaaaatatataccaaGTAGAAAAAGTACACTGCAGAGTATGCAAATGACATCTAATGAATATACACCAGTGCAATCATGTAATGATGTTTTGGATAATGTTCCATATGTACCTAActccattaaaaatttcaatgctTCTTACGAAGCTTATGAACCTCATAGTATTACTTCTATGGAATTAGTAGAAGAATATGTACCTAATTCTAAAGGTATAAAGCCTTCGGTTGAAGAATACGAGCCTAATTTTAGAGGAAAGTTAATGAAATTTGATGAAAGTTATGTACCATCCAGTGTACAAATTTCAAATGAGAATGTAAAAAGAGtacaaaagatagaaaaattaaagtcaCGTAGAAAAGGAAcacttataaataaaaagaaaacagaactCGTTTAG
- the LOC124956990 gene encoding homeobox protein 3-like: MPGVHIHKISEFDWLEQQEGSTLTVPGSYWLCYKNNIYKFTFKYHRTIRNSKEFIYGKELMKIIRRIIKSQPCQGQQFRTKHILVTYNHTSWTRQDKMFAILKFQKHTEAATVSRAIVLTVKIFKDESYMPDGIIIYSETESRAIKSLNRTSKDNGRKNIESECKVDTKTSNADELRINTTDTNKHVNNLSLYHDPNNLTLSNVNNENITDKGNIIKCNRKASSNVSLINESVNIENKDAHKNKNCSISFKKKETEKNEYQNSIEKSSLSNKIEFQEIMQHEEIELQQMNDNSSNNIINSNDEGVIDSVNLPYQYLIEKEIENAKKKVVRISLLNVNKSISIIANQELNADSTIKSENKHIKKVMKENNVNNKNYIKHKVSETAQSNEEQCTKSTKYLSASSKELVNDHDKANKDHSKSKRNGELEKKIDDNTVKSSNITDLIMKGRMFMIQQDQDIVSVVEQKTKSDIDEVLENSEKFETKEGEKCLLNSSLLKLENLITMIEVPKESIKSNNESKITINNNLSSNSIFITKDSINDQHIEIPINVMDSSTIINSQNIATSSKSFIHNEEHESNMKNIVICDATTKCKENVLENIEGEKNITSEMQYWNSESTNLFEETSNSCKRLDIKDHLITNVEHDLTVSEDHINSNKSKSVEATNNCNITSNNVSNVPRIISSQIITIDEMPLALQNIVKEKLSKRNTSTNHKSNLDYSSSHITRLTSSNKSAVLDVTSKVEFLETESLSNVKKCLTPSSDNTVTKYNNASLICSNVEDTKETEISRKKRKKSNDYDAKNQSTETENNKTILSTQCKIYYPKNKRRHRKRKKQDYKYNTKMKVKMMKMSTHTSDAVKTKNSTLPNKLQDITEEFYQDLMQHGKHSNNTFDQKALRHTRSLYLQTDIKNEDKRIEMLKFIEDITRGVKVVVKRMSIKKYYQYFRK; this comes from the exons ATGCCTGgagtacatatacataaaattagCGAATTTGATTGGCTTGAACAACAAGAAGGATCTACATTAACTGTACCTGGGTCTTATTGgctatgttataaaaataatatttataaattcactTTTAAGTATCATCGTACAATTAG gaaTTCTAAGGAATTCATCTATggaaaagaattaatgaaaataatcagaagaattataaaaagtcAACCATGTCAAGGGCAACAGTTTCGTACAAAACATATTCTTGTAACATACA ATCATACATCATGGACACGCCAGGATAAAATGTTTGCCATTCTTAAATTTCAGAAACATACAGAAGCTGCTACGGTTTCACGAGCAATTGTACTTactgtaaaaatttttaaagatgaaAGCTATATGCCAGATggcataattatttattcagaaACTGAATCAAGAGCAATTAAATCTTTAAACCGTACTAGCAAAgataatggaagaaaaaatatagaaagtgAATGTAAGGTAGATACAAAAACTTCAAATGCTGATGAATTAAGAATTAATACTACGGATACAAATAAgcatgtaaataatttaagttTATATCATGATCCAAATAATTTGACTTTATCAAATGTAAACAATGAAAACATAACAGATAAAggcaatataataaaatgtaataggAAAGCCTCATCGaatgtttctttaataaatgaatcggtaaatatagaaaacaaagatgcacataaaaacaaaaactgtTCGAtatcatttaagaaaaaagaaacagaaaagaatgaatatcAAAATAGTATAGAGAAATCATCTTTATCAAATAAGATCGAATTCCAAGAAATAATGCAACATGAAGAAATTGAATTACAACAAATGAACGATAACTcgtcaaataatataataaattcaaacgatGAAGGCGTTATAGATTCTGTGAATTTACCATATCAATATCtcatcgaaaaagaaatagaaaatgcaaaaaagaaagttgttcgtatttctttgttaaatgttaataaatcgatttcaATAATTGCAAATCAAGAATTGAATGCAGATTCTACAATAAAATCTGAAAATAAgcatattaaaaaagtaatgaaagaaaacaatgtaaataataagaattacaTAAAACATAAAGTTTCTGAAACAGCACAGAGTAATGAAGAGCAATGTACAAAATCAACAAAATATCTTTCAGCAAGTTCGAAAGAATTGGTAAATGATCATGATAAAGCAAATAAAGATCATAGCAAATCTAAAAGAAATGgagaattggaaaaaaaaatagatgatAATACAGTAAAATCCTCTAATATTActgatttaataatgaaaggTCGTATGTTTATGATTCAACAGGATCAAGACATTGTATCAGTTgtagaacaaaaaacaaaatcagaTATAGATGAAGTTTTAGAAAATTCAGAAAAATTCGAAActaaagagggagaaaaatgtttattaaattctaGTTTGTTGAAATTGGAAAATTTGATAACAATGATTGAAGTGCCaaaagaaagtattaaaagtaataatgagagtaaaattacaataaataataatttatcctcaaattcaatatttataacaaaagatTCTATTAATGATCAGCATATAGAAATACCAATAAACGTGATGGATTCGTCcacaattattaattcacaAAATATTGCTACATCAAGCAAGTCGTTTATTCATAATGAAGAACATGaatcaaatatgaaaaatattgttatatgtGATGCAACaacaaaatgtaaagaaaatgtattagaaaatattgaaggtgaaaaaaatattacttcggAGATGCAATATTGGAATAGCGAGTCTACAAATCTTTTTGAAGAAACATCAAATTCTTGTAAAAGACTTGATATAAAAGatcatttaataacaaatgttGAACATGATTTAACTGTTTCTGAAGATCATATAAATAGTAACAAATCTAAAAGTGTAGAAGCTACTAATAATTGCAATATTACTTCGAACAATGTTTCAAATGTTCCAAGAATAATATCAAGtcaaattataacaatagatGAAATGCCATTAGCGTtacaaaatattgttaaagaaaaattatcgaaacgtAATACATCTACAAATCATAAATCAAATTTGGACTATAGTTCATCACATATTACAAGATTAACTTCATCTAATAAGTCAGCAGTATTAGATGTAACGAGTAAAGTAGAATTTTTGGAAACAGAATCTTTGTCTAATGTGAAAAAATGTTTGACTCCATCATCTGATAATACCgtgacaaaatataataatgcatCACTTATATGTTCAAATGTTGAAGACacaaaagaaacagaaatatcacgtaaaaaaagaaaaaaatcaaatgattatGATGCAAAGAATCAATCTACTGAAacggaaaataataaaacaatactaTCTACTCaatgcaaaatatattatccaaaaaacaaaagaagacatagaaaaagaaaaaaacaagattataaatataatacaaagatgaaagtaaaaatgatgaaaatgtcAACTCATACGTCTGACGcagttaaaacaaaaaattctacTTTACCAAACAAATTACAAGACATTACAGAAGAATTTTATCAGGATTTAATGCAACATGGTAAACatagtaataatacttttGATCAAAAAGCTTTGAGGCATACAAgatcattatatttacaaacagatataaaaaatgaggATAAACGCATAGAGATGTTAAAGTTTATAGAAGATATTACAAGAGGTGTCAAAGTTGTTGTAAAGCGTatgagtataaaaaaatattatcagtaTTTTAGGAAATAA
- the LOC124957005 gene encoding uncharacterized protein LOC124957005 isoform X2 translates to MNDLEEKCEDALFEVCDARERYPLLCAEELEKCIRLTTDIQKVKVIPNIKVCHDVQPLTEEQNALLNIASKKQNVPYKHQGMQLKKMLSKIDNLKMVVEQIEKEKFCEINKLFHM, encoded by the exons atga ATGActtagaagaaaaatgtgaagATGCACTGTTTGAAGTTTGTGATGCTCGAGAACGCTATCCATTATTATGTGCtgaagaattagaaaaatgtattagaTTAACCACTGATATACAG AAGGTGAAAGTTATACCAAATATAAAAGTTTGTCATGATGTACAGCCTCTAACAGAAGAGCAAAATGCACTTTTAAATATTGCGTCTAAGAAACAAAATGTGCCATACAAACATCAAGGTATgcagttaaaaaaaatgttaagtaAAATTGATAATCTAAAAATGGTTGTAGAACAAATTGAAAAGGAGAAGTtttgtgaaataaataaactgtTTCATATGTAA
- the LOC124957005 gene encoding uncharacterized protein LOC124957005 isoform X1 → MIHLLKQIYDLEEKCEDALFEVCDARERYPLLCAEELEKCIRLTTDIQKVKVIPNIKVCHDVQPLTEEQNALLNIASKKQNVPYKHQGMQLKKMLSKIDNLKMVVEQIEKEKFCEINKLFHM, encoded by the exons ATGATACACCTGttaaaacaaattt ATGActtagaagaaaaatgtgaagATGCACTGTTTGAAGTTTGTGATGCTCGAGAACGCTATCCATTATTATGTGCtgaagaattagaaaaatgtattagaTTAACCACTGATATACAG AAGGTGAAAGTTATACCAAATATAAAAGTTTGTCATGATGTACAGCCTCTAACAGAAGAGCAAAATGCACTTTTAAATATTGCGTCTAAGAAACAAAATGTGCCATACAAACATCAAGGTATgcagttaaaaaaaatgttaagtaAAATTGATAATCTAAAAATGGTTGTAGAACAAATTGAAAAGGAGAAGTtttgtgaaataaataaactgtTTCATATGTAA
- the LOC124956994 gene encoding adipocyte plasma membrane-associated protein-like isoform X1 yields the protein MWQVLYYFQVNCILSCTAFIYTALLLAVITFLPGLPPDAKFLEYSITPPTKLSEKLDNNRINGIEFLHIGKFKGPESFDSYNGELYVGLQGGYVVKIDEKGIIPFVKFGGKCDGILQYYECGKVLGIKFDKKGNLYVIDTYLGIFKVDRSGNYQKIIDISKPIDNKIPRIPNSLDIAENGDIFWTDSSTDFPLYDAVYTMLINPSGRLFRYNAATKTNEVLLKNLGFSNGVKLSKDESFLIISETLTSRIIKYNLKGAKAGQQEILLEGLPGIPDNIHTDNHGGFLVSLYTYIDSENPQLMQILIPHPNLRKMIVRLFTLIEAPFKLIQNVYPNFYTERIIHAIGSFETLSFLTEPKSVILHLDSKGKLVDAAYLINEMNALSSAFIHKGYLWLGSPHSEYVARVPLKQVFPHLAQKEKLMHHSNIQDTKERPKTHSTTVKPQTVKTPTVQTLSTEKPITKTARSTETSTSIGTSPKTSTNQEKIATSKPSTTSVPSTTVKPSTASVPSTTSKQSTTSVPSTTSKPSTTSVPSTTSKPSTTSVPSTTVTTSTTVKPSTTSVPSTTVKPSIVSKTTPTQKATTGATKPTAKSNTETTSKSNNKEIKSETAKNKVISDVKSENIKEINSKSEINKRTVQNNQFKAQKQEHQNTESPNINNNNIPK from the exons ATGTGGCAGGTTCTGTATTACTTCCAAGTGAATTGCATACTTTCAT GTACTGCTTTTATTTACACAGCTCTTTTATTAGCTGTGATTACATTTTTACCAGGACTTCCTCCAGATGCTAAGTTTTTAGAATACAG caTAACACCGCCAACTAAGCTAAGtgaaaaattagataataatcgCATAAATGGGATAGAATTTTTGCATATTGGAAAGTTCAAGGGTCCTGAGTCTTTTGATTCTTATAATGGAGAATTATATGTCGGCTTACAGGGAGGCTATGTTGTTAAAATCGATGAGAAAGGAATTATACCTTTTGTAAAATTTGGTGGAAAATGTG atGGAATCTTGCAATATTATGAATGTGGTAAAGTGTTGGGTATAAAGTTTGATAAAAAAGGCAATTTGTATGTTATTGACACTTATTTAGGTATTTTTAAAGTTGATCGAAGtggaaattatcaaaaaataattgatatatctaaaccaatagataataaaattccaaGAATACCTAATAGTTTAGATATAGCAGAAAATGGAGATATATTTTGGACAGATTCTAGCACAGATTTCCCATTGTATGATGCTGTTTATACCATGCTTATTAATCCATCTGGaag acTTTTTCGATATAATGCAGCTACAAAGACCAATGAAGTGTTACTTAAAAATTTGGGATTTTCAAATGGAGTAAAATTAAGTAAAGATGAgagttttttaattatatcagaAACATTAACTTcacgtattattaaatacaatttgaAGGGAGCTAAAGCAGGACAACAAGAAATATTGCTCGAAGGTCTTCCTGGCATCCCTGATAATATACATACTGACAATCATGGTGGTTTCCTAGTTAgtctatatacttatatagatTCAGAAAATCCTCAATTAATGCAAATATTAATACCACATccaaatttaagaaaaatgatagtaAGACTTTTCACATTGATAGAAGCtccatttaaattaatacaaaatgttTATCCAAATTTTTACACAGAAAGAATTATTCATGCAATTGGTTCGTTTGAAACATTAAGTTTTTTGACAGAACCTAAATCGGTAATATTACATTTGGATTCCAAAGGAAAACTTGTTGATGCtgcatatttaataaatgaaatgaatgctTTAAGTTCTGCTTTTATTCACAAAGGATATTTATGGCTTGGATCACCACATAGTGAATATGTAGCTCGAGTACCTTTAAAACAAGTCTTTCCTCATTTAgcacaaaaggaaaaattaatgcATCATTCAAATATACAAGATACAAAGGAACGTCCAAAAACACATAGTACAACGGTAAAACCGCAAACTGTAAAGACTCCAACCGTTCAAACATTATCAACAGAAAAACCTATAACCAAAACTGCAAGAAGTACAGAAACTTCTACTTCAATTGGAACAAGTCCCAAAACATCTACTAATCAGGAAAAAATAGCTACTTCCAAACCAAGTACAACGTCAGTACCAAGTACTACTGTCAAACCAAGTACAGCATCAGTTCCAAGTACTACTTCCAAACAAAGTACAACGTCAGTACCAAGTACTACTTCCAAACCAAGTACAACGTCAGTACCAAGTACTACTTCCAAACCAAGTACAACGTCAGTACCAAGTACTACTGTCACAACAAGTACTACTGTCAAACCAAGTACAACATCAGTACCAAGTACTACTGTTAAACCCAGTATTGTATCAAAAACAACTCCAACTCAAAAAGCAACGACAGGTGCAACTAAGCCTACTGCAAAATCAAATACTGAAACGACTTCAAAATCTAACAATAAGGAAATTAAATCAGAAACagcaaaaaataaagtaatttcTGATGTTAAgtcagaaaatataaaagaaataaattcaaaatcagagataaataaacgaacagttcaaaataatcaatttaaagCTCAAAAGCAAGAACATCAAAATACTGAATCtcctaatataaataataataacattccaaaataa
- the LOC124957001 gene encoding protein C3orf33 has translation MEKEKMPTVFQKFTIFMEQNNRAVVFISYGITGISLLFALYKIRPFAKFKKPSDVPRHFLRNTELQGRVARIDPSYGTLLLVDHKPLIPFPRFGRDKYLPIKLAGINTTNHGISWLQIVISGKNITFLPLVKKKDYVNCIVTFSEKNQKSINIAEELVKLGFGSICNDKDYLLNNESTLIYYKSLVKAEKFAQFKRNGYWHLVKKPTFLWKVKLFLSEKLKSLLPIFVTKQLNI, from the exons atggagaaagaaaaaatgcctACTGTCTTTCAAAAGTTCACTATTTTTATGGAACAAAATAATCGAGCAGTAGTG ttTATTAGCTATGGCATCACTGGAATTAGTTTATTATTcgcattatataaaataaggcCA tttgcaaaatttaaaaaaccATCTGATGTACCACGCCATTTTCTAAGAAATACAGAATTACAAGGACGTGTAGCACGTATAGATCCTTCATATGGTACATTGCTTTTGGTAGATCATAAACCTTTGATACCTTTCCCACGATTTGGCAGAGACAAGTACTTACCAATAAAATTAGCTGGCATTAACACAACTAATCatg gtATAAGTTGGTTACAAATTGTAATTAGTGGAAAAAACATTACATTTCTTCcattagttaaaaaaaaggattatgtAAATTGTATTGTTACCTTTTCAGAAAAAAATCAG aaatctATAAATATCGCAGAAGAATTAGTAAAGCTAGGTTTTGGTTCAATATGCaatgataaagattatttattaaataacgaatctacattaatatattacaagtcTTTAGTCAAAGCAGAGAAATTTGCACAATTCAAAAGAAATGGATATTGGCATTTGGTTAAAAAGCCAACATTTTTATGGAaggttaaattatttttaagtgaaaaattaaaatctttattgcCAATATTTGTAACAAAACAgcttaatatttaa
- the LOC124956999 gene encoding uncharacterized protein LOC124956999 isoform X1, which translates to MFREGQYIEVIKLWVCFQASDNCVATVVVTVQEQIIEIKKKKISTNKWLDLEDWAAVYKILERVILRNCKNDISEQCRRKFEGCQWKKSTRQLEITCTIDSFEWTKDTSLLTIRVNVSPARRKLTKNDIHEQSSGDEKPTSKELVDNLIKKEIDLEKPDNHSSLQIEQSNYSPDQALEEYVPDSPIKKNSPPLKYIPSRKSTLQSMQMTSNEYTPVQSCNDVLDNVPYVPNSIKNFNASYEAYEPHSITSMELVEEYVPNSKGIKPSVEEYEPNFRGKLMKFDESYVPSSVQISNENVKRVQKIEKLKSRRKGTLINKKKTELV; encoded by the exons atgTTTCGAGAGGGACAATACATAGAAGTGATAAAG CTGTGGGTGTGTTTTCAGGCTTCAGACAATTGCGTGGCGACGGTTGTCGTTACTGTGCAAGaacaaattattgaaataaagaagaaaaagatatctaCCAACAAGTGGCTCGATCTCGAAGATTGGGCGGcggtttataaaatattggaaaGAGTCATTTTACGTAACTGCAAAAATGATATTAGCGAGCAATGCCGTAGAAAATTCGAAGGGTGTCAATGGAAAAAATCTACAAGACAATTAGAGAtaac ATGTACAATTGATTCCTTTGAATGGACCAAAGATACATCATTGTTAACGATTAGAGTAAATGTATCACCTGCAAGAAGAAAGTTAACAAAGAATGATATACATGAACAAAGTTCGGGTGATGAAAAGCCAACTTCTAAAGAATTAgtagataatttaataaagaaggaaatagaTCTAGAAAAACCTGATAATCATAGCAGTTTGCAAATAGAACAGTCAAATTATTCTCCTGATCAGGCATTAGAAGAGTATGTACCAGATTCacctataaagaaaaattctcctcctttaaaatatataccaaGTAGAAAAAGTACACTGCAGAGTATGCAAATGACATCTAATGAATATACACCAGTGCAATCATGTAATGATGTTTTGGATAATGTTCCATATGTACCTAActccattaaaaatttcaatgctTCTTACGAAGCTTATGAACCTCATAGTATTACTTCTATGGAATTAGTAGAAGAATATGTACCTAATTCTAAAGGTATAAAGCCTTCGGTTGAAGAATACGAGCCTAATTTTAGAGGAAAGTTAATGAAATTTGATGAAAGTTATGTACCATCCAGTGTACAAATTTCAAATGAGAATGTAAAAAGAGtacaaaagatagaaaaattaaagtcaCGTAGAAAAGGAAcacttataaataaaaagaaaacagaactCGTTTAG